The Natrinema sp. DC36 genome includes the window AAGAACTATTGTCCGTTCCACACTTGTGCACCAGGTGTTCCGCAAGACGAACAAACAACGGCCTCGTTTCCCTTGTATTGATCTCGAACGAGATGACCTCCGTTACAGAAGGAACACGCAGTCTGTTCAAGAAGCTCTAAGAGTTTTATAGACTGATCGGTTTGATTTCTGAGGGTTGCCATAGTTCGGATGAGCGCGTTCCGTATACTTAATGATTCTTGCTATTAACGGTTGGACAGCCATATTAGCTGTAGCACTAGATATTGACGACCAACCGACGTATGGACTGATAATAGTTGTAGTATGACTGCATCCGAGGACGAAGAAGTTTATTATCCATCGCTCACAACCCTCGTTCATGAATCTGCTTGTCGTGGCTGCTGCCTCGCTTCTTGCGGTGACGGCCGCGCCCTACATTTGCTACCTCCTTCTTTACGCGTGGATTCGACCAGAGGGGTCACCTGCTGACAAAGAGTCTGCCGAACCGACCGTCAGTATCGTCCTCCCGACGTATAACGAAGAACAGATCGTCGAGACGAAACTCGAGGACGTGCTCGAACTCGATTATCCGATGGAGAAAGTCGAACTCGTCGTTGTTGATTCTTCGACTGATGATACTCGGACGATCATCCGAGAGTACATTGCAGATCTCGAGGCGCCCGAGCTGGTGCTGCTGGAGGAGGACGAGCGTCGCGGGCTCGCGCCGGCGCTCAACGACGCCTACGATGCCGCGTCAAATGAGATGGTCGTCAAGACCGACTGCGACTCCAAGCTCGCGCCGGACGCCCTTCGCGAAGCCGCTGCGAATCTTGCTGACGACGAAATTGCGGCTGTTACCGGCCAGAACGTCGAGGTTCTCGGCGGTAGCGAGGTCGAATCAGGGTATCGCGGCGTCCAGAGTCATATCCAGCAACTCGAGTCGCATCTCGATTCGACGCTAATCTTTCACGGGCCATTCTCCGCATTCGAGAACGGCGCATTGCTCCCGCTCGATCCGAATTCGCTGGCTGATGATACTGAACTCGCGCTGAAGATTCGTCGGCAGGGTAAGCGCGTTATTTTCGATCCCTCCGTACGGTACATGGAAGCCTCTCACTCCGAGTTCGTAAAACGGCGAAAGCAAAAGGATAGGCGCGGCATGGGGCTGATTCGACTTCTGGTCCAACACAGCGACGCGCTCGGGAAATACGGGCGGTACGGACGCGTTGTATTGCCGTTCAACTGGTGGTTCATGATCGCCTCGCCGTGGCTGCTAGCGGCGACGCTCGTAGTCGGAACCGGTGGGGCCATTTCGCTGCTCGGTGTCGGTGGCATAGTGTTGCCCGCTGGAGTCGGCCTGTTTACGTATCTCGGACAACGAGACCTGCTGGGGCCAGTGCAGGCGCTGTATTCAATCTTCGATACGCAGGTGTCGCTGTTGCGCGCCAGCCTAGAGTTGCTGGTTGGGGACTCGGATGGGACGTGGGATGTCGACGACGAGTTACGGGAGGCGTTTGAATGAGAATTTTGTTTATTACGCATAGATATCCACCTCACACTGGCGGTATCGAAACGCATGTCCAGGAGATGGCGACGCGACTTGCCAACTGCGGGCACGACATAACCGTGTTTAGTGCTGACTCTGGACCAAATGTGTCGTCGGAAAATACTGACGACGGTATTCGCATTCGTCGATTTCGTTCGTTCAGTCCTGGGAATGCCTTCTACGCTGCGCCACAAATGGCGCTTGCCATCCGATGTGCAGATGCCGACATCGTACACGCGCACAACTACCATGCACTTTCACTGTTCTTTGCAGCGCTCGGGGTGACAGACGAACAATTCGTCGTGACGACGCACTATCACGGTGCGAGCGCGAGCGGGATCCGAGACAAGTTATTATCCCTCTATAAACCACTCGGACGGTGGGCCATCCGGCAAGCAGATGAGGTGGTTGCAGTGAGCGAGTGGGAGCATAGCCGCCTGCAAGAGGACTTCGGCGTCAACGCGACAGTAATTCCAAACGGCCTCGATG containing:
- a CDS encoding HVO_A0556 family zinc finger protein translates to MATLRNQTDQSIKLLELLEQTACSFCNGGHLVRDQYKGNEAVVCSSCGTPGAQVWNGQ
- a CDS encoding glycosyltransferase; translated protein: MNLLVVAAASLLAVTAAPYICYLLLYAWIRPEGSPADKESAEPTVSIVLPTYNEEQIVETKLEDVLELDYPMEKVELVVVDSSTDDTRTIIREYIADLEAPELVLLEEDERRGLAPALNDAYDAASNEMVVKTDCDSKLAPDALREAAANLADDEIAAVTGQNVEVLGGSEVESGYRGVQSHIQQLESHLDSTLIFHGPFSAFENGALLPLDPNSLADDTELALKIRRQGKRVIFDPSVRYMEASHSEFVKRRKQKDRRGMGLIRLLVQHSDALGKYGRYGRVVLPFNWWFMIASPWLLAATLVVGTGGAISLLGVGGIVLPAGVGLFTYLGQRDLLGPVQALYSIFDTQVSLLRASLELLVGDSDGTWDVDDELREAFE